The following proteins are encoded in a genomic region of Hymenobacter siberiensis:
- the mnmE gene encoding tRNA uridine-5-carboxymethylaminomethyl(34) synthesis GTPase MnmE produces the protein MAQTIFSDTIVALSTPPGAGALAVIRLSGPAAVAITATVFSKKSFAEAAGNTLHYGTLRDPNGSEILDEVVVGLFRAPKSFTREDVVEISCHGSDYVVRQVLALLLRHGVRLAEAGEFTKRAFLSGAMDLAQAEAVADLIAADSALSHKVALNQLRGGFSQELRELRARLIKFAALLELELDFGEEDVEFADRTGLAALLAEVRGVVRGLLRSFELGNVIKNGITTVIAGRPNAGKSTLLNALLREERAIVSAIPGTTRDFIEDEVSIDGLRFRFVDTAGLRDDTADEVEAIGVARTRERVRQASLLLYLFDLAELTPAAVRAEIQELTTGLQLPVLAVGNKTDLASAEALAAFETAFRASPADHAQPIPLVLLAAAQNQGLEALQTALLKQVRGSALENNASATIVTNVRHARALETAAAHLAAVQTGLDTGFGTELLAADLRHALAALGEITGEISSEDLLTSIFTQFCIGK, from the coding sequence GTGGCTCAGACCATTTTCTCCGATACCATCGTGGCGCTGTCCACGCCGCCGGGCGCGGGTGCGCTGGCCGTTATCCGCCTGTCCGGGCCGGCGGCCGTGGCCATTACGGCGACCGTGTTTTCTAAAAAAAGCTTCGCCGAAGCAGCCGGCAATACTCTGCACTACGGCACCCTGCGCGACCCCAACGGCAGCGAAATCCTCGACGAAGTAGTGGTCGGGCTCTTCCGCGCCCCAAAGTCTTTCACCCGCGAAGATGTGGTCGAAATCAGCTGCCACGGCTCCGACTACGTGGTGCGCCAGGTGCTGGCCCTGCTCCTGCGCCACGGCGTCCGCCTGGCCGAAGCCGGCGAGTTCACGAAGCGCGCCTTCCTGAGCGGGGCCATGGACCTGGCCCAGGCCGAAGCCGTGGCCGACCTCATCGCCGCCGACTCCGCCTTGAGCCACAAAGTAGCGTTGAACCAGCTGCGCGGCGGCTTCTCGCAGGAGCTGCGCGAGCTACGGGCCCGCCTCATCAAATTCGCCGCGCTGCTGGAGCTGGAGCTCGACTTTGGCGAAGAAGACGTGGAATTTGCCGACCGCACCGGCCTGGCCGCGCTGCTGGCCGAAGTGCGCGGCGTGGTGCGGGGCCTGTTGCGCTCGTTTGAGTTGGGCAACGTCATCAAAAACGGCATTACCACCGTCATCGCCGGCCGGCCCAACGCCGGCAAATCCACCCTGCTCAACGCACTGCTGCGCGAGGAACGGGCAATTGTGTCGGCCATTCCCGGCACCACCCGCGACTTTATTGAGGATGAGGTGAGCATCGACGGCCTGCGTTTCCGCTTCGTGGACACGGCCGGTCTGCGCGACGATACGGCCGACGAAGTGGAAGCCATTGGCGTGGCCCGCACCCGGGAGCGCGTGCGCCAGGCCTCGCTGCTGCTCTATCTGTTCGATTTGGCGGAGCTAACCCCAGCAGCAGTGCGCGCCGAAATCCAGGAGCTCACCACCGGGCTGCAATTGCCCGTGCTGGCCGTGGGCAATAAAACCGACCTGGCGTCGGCCGAAGCCCTGGCGGCTTTCGAAACAGCGTTTCGGGCCAGCCCCGCCGACCACGCCCAACCCATTCCGCTGGTGCTGCTGGCCGCCGCGCAAAACCAGGGCCTCGAAGCCCTCCAAACGGCCCTATTGAAGCAGGTGCGCGGCTCGGCGCTCGAAAACAACGCTTCGGCTACCATCGTCACCAACGTGCGCCACGCCCGCGCCCTCGAAACCGCCGCCGCCCACCTCGCCGCCGTACAAACCGGCCTCGATACCGGCTTTGGCACCGAGCTGCTGGCCGCCGACCTGCGCCATGCCCTGGCGGCGCTGGGCGAAATCACCGGCGAAATTTCATCCGAAGACTTGCTCACGAGCATTTTCACCCAGTTCTGCATCGGTAAATAA
- a CDS encoding citrate synthase — protein MAETAELILDGKSITLPVIEGTEHEKAFDIGKLRDQTGYVTLDSGYKNTGATKSAITFLDGEEGILRYRGYPIEQLAEKSSFLEVAYLLIYGALPTEAELAHFNGQITKHTLVHEDMRKIFDGFPSATHPMAILSSLICALTGFYPQSVSPDLSPEEMELNIIRLLAKMPTIAAWTYKNNMGHPLNYPRNDMDYCANFLYMMFSFPTEKYEINPVVVSALNKLLILHADHEQNCSTSTVRLVGSANASLYGSVSAGINALWGPLHGGANQEVVEMLEAIEKDSGDTSKFINKAKDKNDPFRLMGFGHRVYKNFDPRAKIIKVAADEVLQALGMQDSPLLKIAQELEQAALTDDYFIERKLYPNVDFYSGIIYKALGIPTEMFTVMFALGRLPGWIAQWKEMRENKEPIGRPRQIYTGELERDYTAIAAR, from the coding sequence ATGGCAGAAACTGCTGAACTCATCCTCGACGGCAAGTCCATCACCTTGCCCGTTATCGAAGGCACCGAACACGAAAAGGCATTTGACATTGGCAAGCTGCGCGACCAGACCGGCTATGTCACCCTCGATTCGGGCTACAAAAACACCGGCGCCACCAAAAGCGCCATCACGTTCCTCGACGGTGAGGAAGGCATCCTCCGCTACCGCGGCTATCCCATTGAGCAGCTGGCCGAAAAGTCGAGCTTCCTGGAAGTAGCCTACCTGCTGATTTATGGTGCGCTGCCCACGGAGGCTGAGTTGGCGCACTTCAACGGCCAAATCACCAAGCACACGCTGGTACACGAGGACATGCGGAAGATTTTCGACGGTTTCCCGTCGGCTACGCACCCCATGGCCATCCTCTCGTCGCTCATCTGCGCCCTCACCGGCTTCTATCCGCAGAGCGTGTCGCCCGACCTCAGCCCCGAGGAGATGGAGCTCAACATCATTCGCCTGCTGGCGAAGATGCCGACCATCGCGGCCTGGACCTATAAGAACAACATGGGTCATCCGTTGAACTACCCGCGCAACGACATGGACTATTGCGCCAACTTCCTCTACATGATGTTCAGCTTCCCCACCGAGAAGTATGAAATCAACCCCGTCGTGGTGAGCGCCCTCAATAAGCTGCTCATCCTGCACGCCGACCACGAGCAGAACTGCTCCACCAGCACGGTGCGCCTCGTGGGCTCGGCCAACGCCAGCCTCTACGGCTCGGTTTCGGCCGGCATCAACGCCCTGTGGGGTCCGCTGCACGGCGGTGCCAACCAGGAAGTTGTGGAAATGCTGGAAGCCATCGAAAAAGACAGCGGCGACACCAGCAAGTTCATCAACAAAGCCAAGGACAAGAACGACCCGTTCCGCCTCATGGGTTTTGGCCACCGCGTGTACAAGAACTTCGACCCGCGTGCCAAAATCATCAAAGTAGCCGCCGACGAAGTATTGCAGGCCCTCGGCATGCAGGACAGCCCGCTGCTGAAAATCGCGCAGGAGCTGGAGCAGGCCGCCCTCACCGACGACTACTTCATCGAGCGCAAGCTGTACCCGAACGTAGACTTCTACTCCGGCATCATCTACAAAGCGCTGGGCATCCCCACCGAGATGTTCACCGTGATGTTTGCCCTGGGCCGCCTGCCCGGCTGGATTGCCCAGTGGAAAGAAATGCGCGAGAACAAAGAGCCCATCGGCCGTCCCCGCCAGATTTACACCGGCGAGCTGGAGCGCGACTACACGGCCATTGCCGCCCGCTAG